In Bacillus cereus ATCC 14579, a single window of DNA contains:
- a CDS encoding alanine/glycine:cation symporter family protein, protein MDFLAKVIGDINNILWSYIIIAMLIGLGLYFSFRVKFVQVRYFGEMIRLLGDGASSKTRKAQKEKSGVSSFQAFCMSTASRVGTGNLAGVAIAISAGGPGAVFWMWLIAVIGGASAFVESTLAQIYKVKDGNAFRGGPAYYMEKGLKKRWLGVVFSVLITVSFGLIFNAVQSNTVAAAFDGAFKTDSRLVGLVMAGLLAVIIFGGVKRIARAVEMIVPVMAIIYVAVALFVVVTNITAIPYVFKEIFLHAFGIKEVVGGGLGAAILLGVKRGLFSNEAGMGSAPNAAATANVTHPVKQGFIQTLGVFTDTLLICSCTAFIILLSDVHNAADLNGIQLTQQALSQHIGPWASIFVAVAIFLFAFSSLVGNYYYGETNIEFLNGSKVLLNAYRIAVLGMVMLGSVATIQIVWDLADLFMGIMAVINLVAIVFLSKYAFAALSDYIKQKKQGKDPVFYAESIPGLNNTECWGESAVADKEKAV, encoded by the coding sequence ATGGATTTTTTAGCTAAGGTAATTGGGGATATAAATAATATCCTTTGGTCATATATCATTATTGCGATGTTAATTGGGTTAGGGCTCTATTTTTCATTTCGTGTGAAATTTGTCCAAGTTCGTTACTTCGGTGAAATGATTCGTTTGCTTGGGGATGGGGCAAGCTCGAAAACGAGGAAAGCGCAAAAAGAGAAGAGCGGCGTATCATCATTCCAAGCGTTTTGTATGAGTACAGCTTCTCGTGTAGGTACTGGTAACTTAGCTGGTGTAGCTATTGCGATCTCAGCAGGTGGTCCAGGAGCAGTATTTTGGATGTGGTTAATCGCGGTAATTGGGGGTGCTTCTGCATTTGTAGAGAGCACATTAGCGCAAATTTATAAAGTAAAAGATGGGAATGCATTCCGTGGGGGCCCAGCGTATTATATGGAAAAGGGTTTAAAGAAACGCTGGTTAGGTGTTGTGTTCTCTGTTCTAATAACAGTAAGTTTCGGATTGATTTTTAACGCTGTACAGTCTAATACTGTAGCGGCTGCCTTTGATGGGGCGTTCAAAACAGATAGTAGATTAGTAGGTCTTGTTATGGCTGGTTTACTTGCAGTTATTATTTTCGGTGGAGTAAAACGAATTGCTCGCGCGGTTGAAATGATTGTTCCAGTAATGGCAATTATTTATGTAGCGGTGGCATTATTCGTTGTTGTAACAAACATTACGGCAATTCCATATGTATTTAAAGAAATTTTCTTACATGCTTTCGGAATTAAAGAAGTAGTAGGCGGAGGATTAGGAGCTGCGATTTTATTAGGGGTAAAACGTGGGTTATTCTCAAATGAAGCAGGTATGGGTAGTGCGCCGAACGCAGCAGCGACTGCAAACGTAACGCACCCAGTTAAACAAGGTTTCATTCAAACTTTAGGGGTATTTACTGATACATTATTAATTTGTAGTTGTACAGCATTTATTATTCTTTTATCAGATGTGCATAATGCAGCTGATTTAAACGGAATTCAATTAACGCAGCAGGCGTTAAGTCAACATATCGGTCCATGGGCTTCTATATTTGTAGCAGTGGCAATCTTCTTGTTTGCGTTCAGTTCATTAGTAGGTAACTACTACTATGGTGAAACAAATATTGAATTCTTAAATGGAAGTAAAGTGCTATTAAATGCATACCGCATTGCTGTACTTGGTATGGTTATGCTAGGATCTGTAGCGACAATTCAAATCGTTTGGGATTTAGCAGATTTATTTATGGGAATTATGGCTGTTATTAACTTAGTAGCAATTGTATTCCTTTCTAAGTATGCTTTCGCAGCGTTATCAGATTATATTAAGCAAAAGAAACAAGGGAAAGATCCAGTCTTTTATGCGGAGTCTATTCCAGGTTTGAACAATACAGAGTGTTGGGGTGAGTCAGCGGTAGCTGATAAAGAAAAAGCGGTATAA
- a CDS encoding NAD(P)-dependent oxidoreductase yields MKIGIIGATGKAGSRILKEALDRGHEVTAIVRNAAKITEENVKVLEKDVFSLTSNDLQAFDVVVNAFGAPAGHDHLHVDAGNVLIEAMKGAPNTKLVVVGGAGSLFVDEEKTTRVFETPGFPEEYLATAQNQGKNLEILQQTNDITWTFISPSALFALGKRTGSYKAGKDNLLVNAKGDSYVSYEDFAVAALDEIENPKHVNERFTVVSEAE; encoded by the coding sequence ATGAAAATCGGAATTATCGGAGCAACTGGTAAAGCAGGAAGTCGTATTTTAAAAGAAGCATTGGATCGCGGACATGAAGTAACTGCAATCGTAAGAAACGCTGCAAAAATTACAGAAGAAAACGTAAAAGTTTTAGAAAAAGACGTATTTTCTCTTACATCTAACGACTTGCAAGCATTCGATGTAGTTGTAAATGCATTCGGTGCTCCAGCAGGACATGATCACCTTCACGTAGATGCAGGAAACGTACTAATTGAAGCGATGAAAGGTGCACCTAACACAAAATTAGTTGTAGTTGGTGGCGCTGGAAGCTTATTTGTAGACGAAGAGAAAACAACACGTGTATTTGAGACACCAGGTTTCCCGGAAGAATACCTTGCAACAGCTCAAAACCAAGGTAAAAACTTAGAAATCTTACAACAAACAAATGATATCACTTGGACATTCATCAGCCCTTCTGCACTATTCGCATTAGGAAAACGCACTGGTTCTTATAAAGCTGGTAAAGACAACCTGCTTGTGAACGCAAAAGGTGATAGCTACGTAAGTTATGAAGACTTCGCAGTTGCAGCACTTGATGAAATCGAAAATCCAAAACATGTAAACGAACGCTTCACAGTAGTTTCTGAAGCTGAATAA